In Streptomyces canus, one DNA window encodes the following:
- a CDS encoding rhomboid-like protein: protein MERTVPAAPSDAPAPAAPDPASDAPASDACFPDVAGLLDGMPRQRERGGTGAGETPVTPLATAAPDTRLRVPRLRRLFPTPAGTPFTFVYGAVLAVVSLVAAHLDPALVQTLHQGSSTDVAHLVRTPVLVLVASALWIAGGILSPYAVALLFVLTALERRIGGVRTAGVFLLGHAGATLATEVPIGLAVLVGHLPASSLHRLDYGVSFGVAASLGALAGLLRPWLRRPLLALFGWMLVTDLIAFTDPMTDWGHLIALAIGVATWPAVRRWHRARQPLAGRRVS, encoded by the coding sequence TTGGAACGGACCGTGCCCGCAGCGCCTTCCGACGCGCCCGCACCGGCTGCGCCCGACCCCGCGTCGGACGCCCCTGCGTCGGACGCGTGCTTTCCGGATGTGGCGGGACTGCTCGACGGGATGCCACGGCAGCGGGAACGCGGCGGGACGGGAGCCGGCGAGACACCGGTGACACCCCTGGCGACGGCCGCCCCGGACACCCGGCTCCGTGTCCCCCGCCTCCGGCGGCTGTTCCCCACTCCCGCCGGGACCCCGTTCACCTTCGTCTACGGCGCCGTCCTGGCCGTCGTCTCGCTCGTCGCCGCGCATCTTGACCCCGCCCTGGTGCAGACCCTGCACCAGGGCTCCAGCACCGATGTCGCCCACCTCGTGCGGACGCCCGTACTGGTGCTGGTCGCCAGCGCGTTGTGGATCGCGGGCGGGATCCTCTCGCCGTACGCCGTCGCCCTGCTGTTCGTCCTCACGGCGCTGGAGCGGCGGATCGGTGGCGTGCGCACGGCCGGTGTCTTTCTGCTCGGGCATGCCGGGGCGACCCTTGCCACGGAGGTCCCCATAGGACTCGCGGTCCTGGTCGGGCATCTGCCCGCCAGCTCACTGCACCGTCTCGACTACGGAGTCAGCTTCGGTGTCGCCGCGAGCCTCGGCGCGCTGGCGGGGCTTCTCCGGCCGTGGCTGCGCCGGCCGTTGCTCGCCCTGTTCGGCTGGATGCTGGTGACGGACCTGATCGCGTTCACCGACCCGATGACGGACTGGGGTCATCTGATCGCCCTGGCGATCGGCGTCGCGACCTGGCCGGCGGTACGGCGCTGGCACCGCGCACGTCAGCCCCTCGCCGGTCGCCGGGTGTCCTGA
- a CDS encoding GNAT family N-acetyltransferase, protein MTTADIQPLLSAYDDQMRGAPPTPPAGVTYEQDGPLLRIVGQFRGFVSGPRDLGVEGGALDELVARQRDFFAARGEAVEWKTRSHDTPDDLTERLRAAGFVPEERETVLVGRAAEMAVRQPAPPEGVTVRRVTADADMRRIAAMQSAVWGQDWSWLADDLIGRVATAPDDIAVYVAEVDGEVVCAAWLVFRTGTGFASLWGGSTLAEWRGRGIYRALVAVRAALAVSRGVTYLHVDASDDSAPILRRLGMHAVTTTTPYVWTPPGR, encoded by the coding sequence ATGACCACCGCAGACATACAGCCCCTCCTCTCCGCCTACGACGACCAGATGCGCGGCGCTCCCCCAACCCCGCCCGCGGGGGTGACGTACGAGCAGGACGGACCGCTGCTCAGGATCGTCGGCCAGTTCCGCGGGTTCGTGAGCGGGCCGCGCGACCTCGGTGTCGAGGGCGGCGCGCTCGACGAACTCGTCGCGCGGCAACGTGACTTCTTCGCGGCTCGCGGCGAGGCCGTCGAATGGAAGACCCGCTCCCACGACACCCCGGACGACCTCACCGAACGACTCCGCGCGGCCGGTTTCGTGCCCGAGGAGCGGGAGACGGTACTGGTCGGCCGGGCCGCCGAGATGGCCGTACGACAGCCCGCGCCGCCGGAAGGCGTCACCGTGCGCCGCGTCACGGCGGACGCGGACATGCGCCGGATCGCCGCGATGCAGTCGGCGGTGTGGGGGCAGGACTGGAGCTGGCTCGCCGACGACCTGATCGGCAGGGTGGCCACCGCGCCGGACGACATCGCGGTGTACGTCGCCGAGGTGGACGGCGAAGTGGTGTGCGCCGCCTGGCTGGTGTTCCGCACGGGCACGGGATTCGCGAGTCTGTGGGGCGGATCCACGCTCGCCGAGTGGCGGGGCAGGGGCATCTACCGCGCCCTGGTCGCCGTACGCGCCGCTCTCGCCGTCTCCCGCGGAGTCACCTATCTGCACGTGGACGCGTCCGACGACAGCGCGCCCATCCTGCGCAGGCTCGGCATGCACGCGGTGACCACGACGACGCCGTACGTCTGGACTCCCCCGGGTCGCTGA